ACCCGGAGGCAGCGACTCGACCAGGTTGACCGAGAGCACCTTCGCGTACACGTCGAGGTCGGCGCTGTCCTGCCGCAGCGCGGCGGCCAGCAGCTCGACGTCCATTCCGGCGGAGCCGCTCGTCGGCTCCAGATCTGCACCCATGCCGACCATGCTCTCAGTTGTCGAGGGACAGCACCATGGTGGGCCGGTCGATCACGTGGTCACCGCGCAGCGGGCGCACGGCCGTGCCGATCGCGAAGAACTCCGTGGTGTGCCCGCCCCAGGTGTGCGAGTGCTGGCGCAGCTGCACGCCCACGATGCCCTCGGCGTGCAGGGCCTCGGCCTCCGCCTGCATCCGGCTCATGGCCAGCTCGCGCGCGTCGTACAGCGCCTGGGTGAACTGCGGGATCTCCACGTTGCGGCCCATGTTGCCGAAGACCTGGCCCATCCGCTGGTGCGCGATGTGATAGACGCACGAGCCCATCACCATGTCCAGCGGGGCGTAGCCGGCCCGGATCAGGGTCCAGAAGTCCTGGCCGCTCAGGTCCGAGGTGAACGGCTTGCCCTTGTTGTTGCGCCAGCCGTGCGCGTGGTCGCCGTGGTCGGCGCCGTCCGCCTTCACCGCCGTGCCGATGGCGATGAACTCGGCGATGTCCGCGCCGAACTCCTTGAACTCCACCTCGAGCCGCACGCCCACGATGCCGTCCGCGCCGAGCGCGCTGGCCTCGGCCTCCATCCGGCTCATGGCCAGTTCGCGGGCGTGGTACATGGCCTGGGACAGGGTGTCGAGCTCCTGGTTCTTCGACCACCGGCCGAGCTGGATGCCCACGTGGTAGATGGACGAGCCCAGCACCAGCCCGAGCGGGCGGAACCCGGCCTCGCGCACCAGCAGGAACTCGTTCACGGTCAGGTCTGAGGTGAAGATCCCGCCCTTGCCCGGTTGCAGCTGCGCCAGCCGGCGCATCGCGTCCTCGGGCACACCCTCATCATGCAGGGCCTTCTCGGTGCTCTGATCGGACATCTCACAAACCCGTCTTCTGATAGTCGAGGCGCATGATGGTCAATGCCTGGGGGGCCGGCTCCCGGTGGGTCCGGTCGAATCGGGCGACGCTGGTGCCGAGCAGGAACGCCTCGGCGATGTGGTCGCGCTGTCCCTCGTAGCCGGGGCACTCGCGCTCGCCGATGCGCAGATCGACCTCGTCCACCACCACTCCGTCGCCGCCGTGCTGGCGGGCGTCCTTGAGCAGCTGGTTGCGCGCGTCGTGGCGGGCGTTGTTGATCAGCTGGGTGTAGCCCGGCACCTCCTGGTTGCCGGCCCAGCGGCTGAGCGCGGCGCGGGTGCGGTAGTCGTCGTGCCGGGAGGCGATGGAGATGCCCATGGCCAGCCCGGTCGGCACGTACCCGGCGTGGATCAGCTTCGCGAACTCCTGGCCGGTCACGTGCGAGGTGAACGGCTCGCGCGGCCGGACCCTGCCCCGGGCCCGCACGGCGGTGCCGAGCGCGGTGAACTCGAGGCCGCCGGCGACGAACCGGCGCACCTTGAGCGACGCGCCGACGATGCCGTCGCCGCCCAGCGCCCTGCACTCGGCCACGGCCCGGCCGAGCGCGGTGCGCCGGGCGGCGTACATCGCCTGGACCAGAGCACTGAACGGAGCCCAGGCCCGGGACGAGACATCGGTGGCCATGTTCTGACCCAGATAGCCGCTCCAGGCACCCGAACAGCCGTATCCGCCCTGATAGCCGATTTGGAACACGGCGGTGCCCAGTACCTGTCCGACGGGGTCGAAACCCACGCCGAGAATCGCGTTGAATTCCTGTGTGCTCAAGGCGGAACCCCAGGTTGAGCTGCCCTGGATCGTCCGCATGCGGTCCCGTGCGGCTTCGGGAAGCTCGGCTTCCCAGCTTGTCGCCATAGCCCCTCCGGCTCTCCTCGCTCGTGGAACGGAGGTTATCTCCCGTCGCCCAGGGTATTGCATGGGGCGTGTTCGGCGAATAAAGGGAGTGCTGATTCTCATGCCTCGCCCATGGCCCGGTTCTTGGCGGCCGCTCGGTCTGAGCTACGACGGACAGGGCGTCAACGCGGCCCTGTGGGCGGCCGGTGCCGCCGGGGTGGATCTGTGCCTGTTCGGGGAGGACGGCGCGGAGGAACGGGTGGCTCTGACCGAGTCCACCTTCCACGTCTGGCACGGCTATCTGCCCGGCATCGGCCCGGGTCAGCGCTACGGCTTCCGCGTGCACGGGCCCTGGGAGCCCGGCAGCGGCCGGCGCTGGAACCCGGAGAAGCTGCTGCTCGACCCGTACACCCGGGCGATCGACGGCGACTTCACCCTGCACGAGGCCACCTTCGGGCATCTGCCCGGGGACTCGGCGCCGTTCATGCCCAAGGGCGTGGTGGTGGACGAGAGCGTGCGGGTGGACACCGGTCCGCGGCCGATGATCCCGTTCGCCGAGAGCGTCATCTACGAGGCGAACGTGCGCGGGCTGACCATGCGTCACCCGGACGTGCCCGAGGACCTGCGCGGCACCTACGCCGGCCTGGCCCACCCGGCCGTGATCGACCACCTGGTCAAGCTGGGCATCACCGCGGTCGAACTCCTCCCGGTGCACCACTTCATCTCCGAGCCGCACCTGATCGAACAGGGCCGGGTCAACTCATGGGGTTACAACTCCATCGGGTATTTCGCTCCGCACGCCGGCTACAGCGCGGCGGTGCGCCGCGGCGTCCGCGGCGGGCAGGTGCGCGAGTTCCAGGAGATGGTCGCGGCGCTGCACCGGGCCGGCATCGAGGTCATCCTCGACGTGGTCTACAACCACACCGCCGAGGGCAACCAGGACGGTCCGACGCTCTCGTTCCGCGGCATCGACAACGACTGCTATTACCGGCTGTCGGACGACCCGCAGTACTACCGCGACTACACCGGCTGCGGCAACACCCTCAACGTCACCCAGCCGCACGTCATCCAGCTGATCACGGACTCGCTGCGGTACTGGGCCACCGAGATGGGGGTCGACGGCTTCCGCTTCGACCTCGCCTCCGCGCTGGCCCGGTCGCTGCACGACGTGGACAAGCTCTCCGCGTTCCTCACCACGATCTCGCAGGACCCGGTGCTCCAGGGCGTGAAGCTGATCGCCGAGCCGTGGGACGTGGGCGAGGGCGGCTACCAGGTCGGCGAGTTCCCGCCGCTTTGGGCGGAGTGGAACGACAAGTTCCGCGACACCGCGCGGGACTACTGGCGCGGCGCCCGCCCGGACGTGCGCGAGCTGGCCTACCGGCTCTCCGGCTCCTCGGACCTCTACCAGGACGACGGCCGCCGCCCCTACGCCTCGATCAACTTCATCACCGCGCACGACGGGTTCACCATGCGCGACCTGGTGACCTACGAGCAGAAGCACAACGAGGCGCACGGCGAGGAGAACCGGGACGGCAACAACGACAACCGGTCCTGCAACTACGGCGTCGAGGGCGAGACCGACGACGAAGAGCTCAACCTGCTGCGACGCCGGCAGATCAGGAACCTGCTGTCGATGATGCTGCTGGCCACCGGCGTGCCGATGCTGCTCTCCGGCGACGAGATGGGCCGCACCCAGCACGGCGACAACAACGCCTACTGCGTGGACGACGAGACCAGCTGGGTGGACTGGTCGCTGCTGGAGAAGCCGCAGTGGCGCAGCCTGCTGGACACCACCCGGCGGGTCATCCACCTGCGCCGACGCCACCCGGTGCTGCGCCAGCGGCTGTTCTTCAGCGGTCAGCCGGCCTACCCCGGCGGCCTGCAGGACATCGCCTGGTTCCGGCCGGACGGCATCGAGATGAACGAGGGCGACTGGTTCGAGCCGTCCACCGCGCTCGGGGTCTACCTCTCCGGCCAGGACATCCGCGGCCGCGGCCCGCACGGGGAGCGGATCACCGACGACAGCTTCCTGCTGATCATGTACGCCGGCTGGGAGGACCTGGAGTTCACCCTCCCGGGCGATCCGTGGGCGCGCTGGTACCAGGTCGCGGTGGACACCAGCCTCGACGGCGACCCGGGTGCGCGCGACGACGTGATGCTCGCCGGCGGCACCACCCTCGCGCTCGCTCCGCGTTCACTTCTGCTGCTGCGCGCCGATCACGAGCTGTGGAGCGCCACCTGATCTGACCTGGTTCGACCGGTTTCGGGCCGGTTGTGCCCACGCGCCAATGTGTGTGTGGTCACACCCGGATCCGACCCTTACCGCGCGTGTCGACGGGGTCGCCCCCGGTTGACGCGCGCGGGTTTTTTTCGCGTTCAGCGGGAGATCTCCGGCTGTTTATGTCGCCCGAGACCACCCCGACGCACGGTTGTGCGAGAAATTTACCCCCCACCCGGTGTCTCGCCATTCGATACGTGCGCTAGTCTTCCTCCGTCGCAGGCCCGCCGAACCCACCGGCGTGCCTGAATTGTGGCGTTCCTGCGCAACTTCATGAGATTGGCCCGCTACGGCGTGTACTTCCGCTAACGGCATGAAAACGGCATGATGGCCGACTGATCACATTTGTGCAACGGAGCCCCGTTCGCGCTTCCCATCCGGCCGGGTACTAGGTCAGGCTGCATTTCTGAGACAGAGCTTTCTTCAGTTCACTGCACCAGCCGCGGTGACCCCGCGCCTGCGCGGGCTCGCCGCTGTACCGACCAGAAGACAGGACGCGACGCGATGACGTTGATCGAGGAGACGGGCACGGCCGGCATACCGCCGGAGCCCGATGCACTCGCCGTGGCCGCCCGTCGGGACATCGAGGGCCGTTCGCTCGGACGCATCGCGTGGACCCGGCTGCGCCGGGACAAGGTCGCCATGGCCGGCGGGGTCCTGGTGATCCTGCTCATCCTCGTGGCGATCTTCGCCCCGCTGCTGGCCAGCCTCGAGGGCCAGGACCCGAACTCGCTCAACAGTTCCCTGATCGACGCGAACTACTCCACGCCGATCGGCGGGTGGGGCGGCATCAGCGCGCACCACTGGCTCGGCGTGGACCTGCCCAACGGGCGCGACCTGTTCAGCCGGATCGTCTACGGTGCCCGCTACTCGCTGGGCATCGCCGGCGTCTCCACCGCCTTCGCCCTCGTACTCGGGGTCGTCGTCGGCATGGTGGCCGGCTACTTCGGCGGCATCGTCGACAACGTGCTCAGCCGCCTGATGGACCTGGTGCTGGCGTTCCCGGTGCTGCTGCTCTCGATCTCGATCCTGGGCGTCCTGCCCAACAGCGCCTTCGGCCTGTCCGGCAACGGACTGCGGATCGGGCTGGTGGTCTTCGTGATCGGCTTCTTCTCCTGGCCGTACATCGGCCGAATCGTGCGCGGCCAGACCATGGCCCTGCGTGAGCGCGAGTTCGTCGACGCCGCGCGCAGCCTCGGTGCGAGCCCCTTCCGCATCATCTTCAAAGAGATCCTGCCGAACCTGCTGGCGCCGATCCTGGTGGTGGCGACCCTGTTGATCCCGGCGAACATCCTGTTCGAGGCCGCGCTCTCCTTCCTCGGCGTGGGTATGCGCGAACCGACCCCGAGCTGGGGCGCGATGATCAACTCGGCCATCCAGACCTTCCAGATCGACCCGGAGTTCCTGATCGTCCCGGGTTCGGCGATCTTCCTCACCGTCCTCGCCTTCAACCTCTTCGGCGACGGGCTGCGCGACGCCTTCGATCCCAAGGCCTCCCGCTGATCAAGACGTCCTGCCTTCACCAGGCCGGATCCCACGCACCACAGCAAGTACCACCTGGTCGTTCACAGAGGGGTTCAACCGAAAAAATGCGAAAGCGCAAAGTACTCGCACTCACGGCCGGCGCGGTGGCTCTGACCACCGGCCTGACCGCGTGCGGCAGCTCGTCCAAGAGTGGCGCGAGCGCCTCGAACAGTAGCTACAACGCGGGTATCACCTCGATCGTGAACGCGTCCTCGAAGACGGGCGGCACTCTGCGCTACGCCCTGACCTCGGGCTGGGACTCGGAC
This genomic window from Actinospica robiniae DSM 44927 contains:
- a CDS encoding heavy metal-binding domain-containing protein — protein: MSDQSTEKALHDEGVPEDAMRRLAQLQPGKGGIFTSDLTVNEFLLVREAGFRPLGLVLGSSIYHVGIQLGRWSKNQELDTLSQAMYHARELAMSRMEAEASALGADGIVGVRLEVEFKEFGADIAEFIAIGTAVKADGADHGDHAHGWRNNKGKPFTSDLSGQDFWTLIRAGYAPLDMVMGSCVYHIAHQRMGQVFGNMGRNVEIPQFTQALYDARELAMSRMQAEAEALHAEGIVGVQLRQHSHTWGGHTTEFFAIGTAVRPLRGDHVIDRPTMVLSLDN
- a CDS encoding heavy metal-binding domain-containing protein, with translation MSTQEFNAILGVGFDPVGQVLGTAVFQIGYQGGYGCSGAWSGYLGQNMATDVSSRAWAPFSALVQAMYAARRTALGRAVAECRALGGDGIVGASLKVRRFVAGGLEFTALGTAVRARGRVRPREPFTSHVTGQEFAKLIHAGYVPTGLAMGISIASRHDDYRTRAALSRWAGNQEVPGYTQLINNARHDARNQLLKDARQHGGDGVVVDEVDLRIGERECPGYEGQRDHIAEAFLLGTSVARFDRTHREPAPQALTIMRLDYQKTGL
- the glgX gene encoding glycogen debranching protein GlgX, which codes for MPRPWPGSWRPLGLSYDGQGVNAALWAAGAAGVDLCLFGEDGAEERVALTESTFHVWHGYLPGIGPGQRYGFRVHGPWEPGSGRRWNPEKLLLDPYTRAIDGDFTLHEATFGHLPGDSAPFMPKGVVVDESVRVDTGPRPMIPFAESVIYEANVRGLTMRHPDVPEDLRGTYAGLAHPAVIDHLVKLGITAVELLPVHHFISEPHLIEQGRVNSWGYNSIGYFAPHAGYSAAVRRGVRGGQVREFQEMVAALHRAGIEVILDVVYNHTAEGNQDGPTLSFRGIDNDCYYRLSDDPQYYRDYTGCGNTLNVTQPHVIQLITDSLRYWATEMGVDGFRFDLASALARSLHDVDKLSAFLTTISQDPVLQGVKLIAEPWDVGEGGYQVGEFPPLWAEWNDKFRDTARDYWRGARPDVRELAYRLSGSSDLYQDDGRRPYASINFITAHDGFTMRDLVTYEQKHNEAHGEENRDGNNDNRSCNYGVEGETDDEELNLLRRRQIRNLLSMMLLATGVPMLLSGDEMGRTQHGDNNAYCVDDETSWVDWSLLEKPQWRSLLDTTRRVIHLRRRHPVLRQRLFFSGQPAYPGGLQDIAWFRPDGIEMNEGDWFEPSTALGVYLSGQDIRGRGPHGERITDDSFLLIMYAGWEDLEFTLPGDPWARWYQVAVDTSLDGDPGARDDVMLAGGTTLALAPRSLLLLRADHELWSAT
- a CDS encoding ABC transporter permease, whose protein sequence is MTLIEETGTAGIPPEPDALAVAARRDIEGRSLGRIAWTRLRRDKVAMAGGVLVILLILVAIFAPLLASLEGQDPNSLNSSLIDANYSTPIGGWGGISAHHWLGVDLPNGRDLFSRIVYGARYSLGIAGVSTAFALVLGVVVGMVAGYFGGIVDNVLSRLMDLVLAFPVLLLSISILGVLPNSAFGLSGNGLRIGLVVFVIGFFSWPYIGRIVRGQTMALREREFVDAARSLGASPFRIIFKEILPNLLAPILVVATLLIPANILFEAALSFLGVGMREPTPSWGAMINSAIQTFQIDPEFLIVPGSAIFLTVLAFNLFGDGLRDAFDPKASR